The following proteins are encoded in a genomic region of Parabacteroides pacaensis:
- a CDS encoding formylmethanofuran dehydrogenase subunit E family protein, whose translation MFDFKNSTVDTLVQTKTKRSSHVFVEFPEDPELYSPEIHVQEIIKRHGSSEWRAGVLTNELHGHLGIYAIIGVKMGMYAKELLGTKPDEVRITSYAGSHPPLSCMNDGLQVSTGATVGHGLFKVAGGTENRPEATFSCWNRSITLQLKTEYLIRIQNDITEGICRYGLHSERYWEHVRRLAIRYWLEFDRHEIFYQL comes from the coding sequence ATGTTTGACTTTAAAAACTCTACCGTAGATACTCTCGTTCAAACAAAAACAAAACGCTCTTCCCATGTTTTTGTTGAATTCCCGGAAGATCCGGAACTTTATTCTCCGGAAATTCATGTGCAAGAAATTATTAAACGACACGGCTCTTCGGAATGGCGGGCGGGCGTTTTGACAAATGAATTACATGGCCATTTAGGTATTTATGCTATTATCGGAGTAAAAATGGGCATGTATGCCAAGGAATTATTAGGTACCAAACCGGACGAAGTACGGATTACTTCTTACGCGGGTTCACATCCTCCTCTCAGTTGTATGAATGATGGATTGCAAGTAAGCACAGGAGCTACCGTAGGGCATGGTTTATTTAAAGTAGCGGGAGGAACAGAGAATCGTCCGGAAGCGACTTTTTCTTGTTGGAACCGCTCTATTACACTCCAGCTTAAAACAGAATACCTTATCCGGATACAAAACGATATAACGGAAGGAATATGCCGGTACGGGTTACATAGTGAAAGATATTGGGAGCATGTACGCCGTTTAGCTATCCGTTATTGGTTAGAGTTTGACAGACACGAAATTTTTTATCAACTATAA
- a CDS encoding glycosyltransferase family 117 protein has product MGKYKLINNVLGWLVFVIASTVYLMTMEPTASFWDCGEFISSAYKLEVGHPPGAPFFMLVANLFTQLASDPSKVAMMVNSMSALFSGLTILFLFWSITHMVRKIIVKEGEGISLSNLITIMGCGLVGALAYTFSDTFWFSAVEGEVYAFSSLFTALVFWLILKWEDVADRPHADRWIVLIAYLMGLSIGVHLLNLLCIPAIVLVYYYKKFPNPTMKGTLVAVLISFAIVGLMMYGVVQGLVEVCGWFELLFVNKLGMSYNSGVYAYIIILLGVLAWGIYETMRDEIHPVRMKIAFILGVTLLGIPFIGSGYLFGILFIIVLTSALFYFKKVNVRMLNTILVSLLVILVGYSSYALILIRSSAETPMDQNSPKDIFTLRTYLAREQYGKTPLIYGQTYVSDVKQQNVGGHCTVVTKQGAPIWSRVIKKDKSEKDRYYISNYDTEYEYVDELNMLFPRMHSAIPAHVEAYKEWAQVKGTPVTYNKCGEDVTVMQPTFLENLRFFFTYQLNFMYWRYFMWNFSGRQNDIQGHGEVNHGNWITGIKFIDEFLVGPQDDMPDYIAKNKGHNVYYMLPLLLGILGLLFQVYSGQKGIQTFWVTFFLFFMTGIAIVLYLNQSPFQPRERDYAYAGSFYAFCIWIGFGVAAIAKGLERYGKLSGVAAGAVASVLCLFVPIQMGAQNWDDHDRSGRYVARDFGANYLESCEPNAIIFTNGDNDTFPLWYNQEVEGVRQDVRVCNTSYLQTSWYIDQMKMQAYDSDPLPISWNTEDYVQGTRDRIYVFPFIKEAVDLGTALDFVQSNEEKYKKAPGVSQQVDYIPSSTLTYKVDSAAVMSAGVVSPDKDSLLLKEMVIDLTGKEVLGKQELIILDMLRTNNWKRPIYYAITVGPDQYVSLDKYFQQTGMAYQIVPMVTQDTSLSVNTDKMFDNMMNKFKWGGVDNPDVYLDENIMHMCKSYRMGVFPRLIEALIAEGKNDKALQVVDYAMKVLPAETIPLDYSAIFFGNFYYTLNQPEKAEEILAGIVDNSFRNLNWYFRLRPGQFVSVMSDIRQDLGTIHEALSIAKRNNPEFAKKYQEEFDNYYMAYSSIISGNSKQKE; this is encoded by the coding sequence ATGGGAAAATATAAACTAATCAACAACGTATTGGGCTGGCTTGTTTTTGTTATTGCCTCGACCGTTTATTTGATGACTATGGAACCCACTGCTAGTTTTTGGGATTGCGGTGAGTTTATTTCTTCGGCTTACAAACTGGAAGTGGGGCATCCACCCGGTGCGCCGTTCTTCATGTTAGTCGCTAACCTTTTCACACAATTAGCTTCCGACCCTTCGAAAGTAGCCATGATGGTAAATTCAATGTCTGCTTTGTTTAGTGGTCTTACAATCCTATTCCTCTTCTGGAGTATTACACATATGGTGCGTAAAATCATTGTAAAAGAAGGAGAAGGAATCTCTTTATCTAATTTGATAACCATTATGGGGTGCGGATTAGTAGGAGCATTGGCTTATACTTTTTCGGATACTTTCTGGTTTTCGGCGGTAGAAGGTGAGGTATATGCCTTTTCATCCCTTTTTACAGCCTTGGTTTTTTGGTTGATTTTAAAATGGGAAGATGTGGCAGACCGGCCTCATGCCGATCGCTGGATTGTGCTGATTGCTTATTTGATGGGTCTTTCTATCGGAGTCCATTTGCTTAATTTGTTGTGTATTCCGGCTATCGTATTAGTTTACTATTATAAGAAATTCCCGAATCCTACCATGAAAGGAACGTTAGTTGCCGTATTGATTTCGTTTGCTATTGTAGGATTGATGATGTATGGAGTAGTTCAAGGGCTGGTAGAAGTTTGCGGTTGGTTCGAATTACTCTTTGTGAATAAATTAGGGATGTCTTATAATTCAGGCGTTTATGCTTATATTATTATTCTTTTGGGAGTATTGGCATGGGGTATTTATGAAACTATGAGAGATGAGATTCATCCTGTCCGGATGAAAATTGCTTTCATCCTGGGAGTTACTTTGCTGGGTATTCCTTTTATCGGAAGCGGATATCTATTCGGTATTTTATTTATTATCGTGTTAACGTCCGCTTTGTTTTATTTTAAGAAGGTAAATGTCCGGATGCTGAATACTATTTTGGTTTCTTTGCTGGTAATATTAGTAGGTTATTCTTCGTATGCTTTGATATTAATCCGTTCGAGTGCGGAAACTCCCATGGATCAAAATTCTCCGAAGGATATTTTTACCTTACGTACTTATCTGGCACGTGAACAATATGGTAAAACACCTCTTATATATGGTCAAACTTATGTGTCTGATGTTAAGCAACAGAATGTAGGCGGACATTGCACTGTTGTAACCAAACAAGGGGCGCCTATCTGGAGCCGGGTGATTAAAAAGGATAAAAGCGAAAAAGATCGTTATTATATTTCTAATTATGATACGGAATATGAATATGTAGATGAGCTGAATATGCTTTTCCCCCGTATGCATAGTGCTATACCTGCTCACGTGGAGGCTTATAAAGAATGGGCTCAGGTAAAAGGAACTCCGGTTACTTATAACAAGTGCGGGGAAGATGTCACGGTAATGCAGCCTACCTTTTTAGAAAATTTGAGATTTTTCTTTACGTATCAGTTGAATTTCATGTATTGGCGTTATTTCATGTGGAACTTTTCCGGACGCCAGAATGATATTCAAGGTCATGGTGAAGTGAATCATGGAAATTGGATTACCGGCATTAAATTTATAGATGAGTTTCTGGTAGGCCCGCAAGACGATATGCCGGATTATATAGCTAAGAATAAAGGACATAACGTATATTATATGTTGCCTTTGTTATTAGGTATTTTAGGATTGCTGTTTCAGGTTTATTCCGGACAAAAGGGTATTCAAACGTTTTGGGTAACTTTTTTCCTTTTCTTTATGACGGGTATTGCTATCGTGCTTTATTTGAATCAATCTCCTTTCCAGCCTCGTGAGCGGGATTATGCCTATGCAGGTTCTTTTTATGCTTTCTGTATTTGGATTGGTTTTGGTGTGGCTGCCATTGCCAAAGGTCTGGAGAGATACGGAAAATTATCCGGAGTAGCAGCGGGTGCGGTTGCTTCCGTACTGTGCTTGTTTGTTCCTATCCAGATGGGAGCTCAGAACTGGGACGACCATGATCGTTCGGGACGGTACGTTGCCAGGGACTTCGGAGCCAATTATTTGGAATCATGTGAGCCGAATGCTATTATTTTCACCAATGGAGATAATGATACGTTCCCACTTTGGTATAATCAGGAAGTAGAAGGCGTTCGTCAGGATGTCCGCGTATGTAACACGAGTTATTTGCAAACGTCTTGGTATATTGACCAGATGAAAATGCAGGCGTATGATTCGGATCCTCTGCCTATTTCTTGGAATACGGAAGATTATGTGCAAGGAACGCGCGATAGGATTTATGTATTCCCTTTCATAAAAGAAGCGGTAGATTTAGGCACAGCATTGGATTTTGTTCAGTCTAATGAAGAGAAGTATAAGAAAGCTCCAGGTGTTTCTCAGCAAGTGGATTATATTCCGTCGTCCACACTTACCTATAAAGTGGATTCAGCTGCGGTTATGTCGGCCGGTGTGGTTTCTCCGGATAAGGATTCGCTTTTATTGAAGGAAATGGTAATTGATTTGACGGGTAAGGAAGTATTAGGTAAACAAGAGTTGATTATTTTGGACATGTTGCGGACAAATAATTGGAAACGTCCTATTTATTATGCTATTACGGTAGGACCGGACCAATATGTGAGCTTAGACAAATATTTCCAACAGACAGGGATGGCTTACCAGATTGTTCCTATGGTTACTCAGGATACTTCACTGAGCGTCAATACGGATAAGATGTTCGATAATATGATGAATAAGTTCAAGTGGGGTGGTGTAGATAATCCGGATGTGTATCTCGACGAAAATATAATGCATATGTGTAAAAGTTACCGTATGGGTGTCTTCCCCCGGCTAATAGAAGCATTAATTGCCGAAGGTAAAAACGATAAAGCGTTACAAGTCGTCGATTATGCAATGAAAGTATTGCCTGCCGAAACCATACCGTTGGACTATAGTGCCATTTTTTTCGGTAATTTTTATTATACATTAAATCAACCGGAAAAAGCAGAGGAGATACTTGCGGGTATCGTAGACAATTCGTTCCGGAATTTGAATTGGTATTTCCGGTTGCGTCCGGGACAATTTGTTTCGGTCATGAGTGATATTCGTCAGGATTTGGGTACTATTCATGAAGCTTTGTCGATTGCAAAACGTAACAATCCGGAGTTTGCGAAGAAATACCAGGAAGAATTCGACAACTATTATATGGCTTATAGTAGTATTATCAGTGGAAATTCCAAACAAAAAGAATAG
- a CDS encoding polysaccharide deacetylase family protein — MFIEQPPWFYRVLFPGAFWRLPAPKKCVYLTFDDGPIPEMTPWVLDVLDKYHIKATFFCVGDNVKKYPEVFQMISERGHLFGNHTFNHIQGLQYWTPNYIANVEKADGYIHSNLFRPPHGHMRLPQVLTLRRRYKIIMWDVVTRDYSWRMSANGVFNVVKRYTRNGSIIVFHDSLKAEPRIREALPRSIEWLLKEGYEFKLLSMDH; from the coding sequence ATGTTTATAGAACAACCCCCCTGGTTTTATAGGGTGCTATTTCCGGGGGCGTTCTGGAGACTACCCGCTCCTAAAAAGTGTGTTTATCTTACTTTTGACGACGGGCCTATTCCGGAGATGACTCCTTGGGTGTTGGATGTACTGGATAAATATCATATTAAAGCTACTTTTTTTTGTGTCGGGGATAATGTAAAGAAGTATCCTGAGGTATTTCAGATGATTTCTGAGCGGGGGCATTTATTCGGTAACCATACATTTAATCATATACAGGGATTGCAGTATTGGACCCCCAATTATATTGCCAATGTGGAAAAGGCGGACGGTTACATTCATAGTAACCTCTTCCGTCCTCCCCACGGGCACATGCGTTTACCGCAAGTTTTAACCTTAAGGAGACGGTATAAGATTATTATGTGGGATGTGGTAACGCGGGACTATAGTTGGCGGATGTCGGCCAACGGTGTTTTTAATGTAGTGAAAAGGTATACCCGGAACGGTTCTATTATTGTGTTTCATGATTCCCTTAAGGCGGAACCTCGTATACGGGAAGCATTACCTCGTTCCATCGAGTGGTTGCTAAAGGAGGGTTATGAGTTTAAGTTACTGAGCATGGATCATTGA
- a CDS encoding S28 family serine protease has protein sequence MRRIGSLLFFYFVFTFTVSAATYELREKLLQIDDLSEIDSLSSGEFAEKYVMFMEQPLDHRHPEAGSFKQRVVISHVGFDRPTVLVTEGYGGEYALNPSYREELSRLFNTNLVFVEHRYFLESTPQPLNWEYLTAENSAYDLHHIFSEIKKIYPQKWISTGISKGGQTTIIYRTFFPDDVDISVPYVAPVCKGVEDGRHEPFLRQVSTAEERKKVQDFQIEVLKRRQALLPLFESYCKERELTFRVPLDEVYDYCVLEYSFSIWQWGTPVSSIPEIREEDTVLFDHLMRISGPSYFAENQPTVSFFIQAARELGYYGYDTRPFKKYLSIKTGKGYLRRMLLPEGVDIEFSPALYNRIRRFITENDPTMIFIYGENDPWTSAGVTNLQNKKNMFVAIQPGGSHLARIATLPEELKEKVVSQIKVWLEGKVTAGVSKVH, from the coding sequence ATGAGGCGTATAGGAAGTCTTTTGTTCTTCTATTTTGTATTTACCTTTACTGTATCGGCAGCCACTTATGAGCTTCGGGAAAAGCTTCTTCAAATAGATGACTTGTCGGAGATAGATTCTCTTTCTTCAGGAGAATTTGCCGAAAAATATGTGATGTTTATGGAACAGCCTTTGGATCACCGGCATCCGGAGGCAGGGAGTTTTAAGCAAAGGGTTGTAATCAGCCACGTAGGGTTCGACCGGCCTACCGTACTGGTAACGGAGGGGTACGGTGGGGAGTATGCTTTGAATCCTTCTTACCGGGAAGAGTTGTCTCGTTTATTCAATACTAATCTTGTTTTCGTAGAACACAGGTATTTTCTGGAGTCTACTCCTCAACCTTTAAATTGGGAGTATCTGACGGCAGAGAATTCTGCGTATGATTTGCATCATATCTTTTCCGAGATAAAAAAGATTTACCCGCAGAAGTGGATAAGTACGGGTATTAGCAAAGGGGGACAAACTACTATTATTTATCGGACTTTTTTCCCGGACGATGTGGATATTTCCGTTCCTTATGTGGCTCCTGTTTGCAAGGGAGTGGAAGATGGGAGGCACGAGCCTTTTTTACGACAGGTTTCGACGGCGGAAGAGCGGAAGAAAGTGCAGGATTTCCAAATAGAGGTATTGAAACGAAGACAGGCTTTGTTGCCGCTGTTCGAATCTTACTGTAAGGAACGTGAGTTGACTTTTCGGGTTCCTTTGGATGAGGTGTATGATTATTGTGTATTGGAATATTCGTTTTCTATATGGCAATGGGGTACTCCTGTGAGCAGTATTCCGGAAATCCGGGAGGAGGATACTGTGCTGTTTGATCATCTGATGCGGATTAGCGGGCCTTCTTATTTTGCGGAGAATCAGCCTACTGTTTCGTTTTTTATTCAAGCTGCGCGGGAGTTGGGGTATTATGGTTATGATACCAGGCCTTTTAAAAAGTATTTATCTATTAAGACGGGGAAGGGTTATCTTCGCCGTATGTTGTTGCCTGAGGGGGTAGATATAGAGTTCAGCCCGGCTTTATATAACCGGATCAGGAGATTTATTACGGAGAATGATCCTACAATGATTTTTATTTATGGAGAAAATGATCCGTGGACGTCTGCGGGTGTTACGAATCTTCAGAACAAAAAGAATATGTTTGTCGCTATCCAGCCGGGAGGAAGTCATTTGGCCCGTATTGCTACTCTCCCGGAAGAGCTTAAAGAGAAGGTAGTGAGTCAGATTAAGGTATGGCTGGAAGGGAAGGTTACGGCTGGGGTATCCAAAGTCCATTAA